The following are encoded in a window of Struthio camelus isolate bStrCam1 chromosome Z, bStrCam1.hap1, whole genome shotgun sequence genomic DNA:
- the TXN gene encoding thioredoxin produces the protein MVKSVGSLSEFEAELKSAGEKLVVVDFSATWCGPCKMIKPFFHSLCEKFADVVFIEIDVDDAQDVATHCDVKCMPTFQFYKNGKKVQEFSGANREKLEETIKSLV, from the exons ATGGTGAAGAGCGTGGGCAGCCTG TCAGAATTTGAAGCGGAGCTGAAGTCTGCTGGTGAGAAGCTCGTAGTCGTTGACTTCTCTGCGACATGGTGTGGACCCTGCAAAATGATCAAACCATTTTTCCAC aGTTTGTGTGAGAAGTTTGCTGATGTTGTGTTCATCGAAATTGACGTGGATGATGCTCAG GACGTTGCCACACACTGTGATGTCAAGTGCATGCCCACATTCCAGTTCTACAAGAACGGAAAGAAG GTGCAGGAGTTCTCTGGGGCCAATAGAGAGAAGCTGGAAGAGACCATTAAAAGTCTAGTCTAA